One Pseudomonas sp. HOU2 genomic window carries:
- a CDS encoding amidase — translation MKLVKRILLLALIVLLGWIWLERDNLWAFPDIISAYTAKEYCSCRYVMNNDAEYCRGYVKQWLPTSEFSDDSASKTIIVSGMGRSNRAQWLGERQGCRLNP, via the coding sequence ATGAAGCTGGTCAAGCGGATTCTGCTGCTGGCGCTGATCGTGCTGCTGGGCTGGATCTGGCTCGAACGGGACAACCTGTGGGCGTTCCCCGACATCATCAGCGCGTACACGGCGAAGGAATATTGTTCGTGTCGCTACGTGATGAACAACGATGCCGAGTATTGCCGGGGCTATGTGAAACAGTGGCTGCCGACCAGCGAATTCAGCGATGACAGCGCGAGCAAAACCATCATCGTCAGTGGCATGGGCCGTAGCAATCGTGCCCAGTGGCTGGGTGAACGCCAAGGTTGCCGCCTAAATCCCTGA
- a CDS encoding serine hydrolase — MCKGLSLFLLLISFTVQAGQWPGEQWPAGAKISGAAVEALESYAFPPRDDTTRQGIRTDALLIIRDGRLIYERYAGPTRAETPHLTWSISKSLMATVLGVAYGEGLFKLDDPVAKFYPALEKHPAITIADLLHWASGLDWQEDYEYAPLKSSVVAMLYTRGHRDMPAFTANHDAYAPPGQTFRYSSGDSNLLAAALKNMVGPQRYPDYPWTALFEPLGIRHAVWETDAGGTFVASSYAYLTARDLARVGLLMARDGRWNDRQLLPKDWVAFNREAFAGYKAHQDEAVPGGQWWLNRPADGAAAPWPDAPPDTFAALGHWGQALYVIPSEKLVIVRYADDRDGSYRHNELLKRVLKAVQP; from the coding sequence ATGTGCAAAGGCCTGTCCCTGTTTCTGCTGCTGATCAGCTTCACGGTCCAGGCCGGGCAATGGCCCGGTGAGCAATGGCCGGCTGGCGCAAAAATCAGCGGCGCAGCAGTCGAGGCATTGGAGAGCTACGCCTTCCCACCCCGCGACGACACTACCCGCCAAGGCATCCGCACCGACGCTCTGCTGATCATCCGCGACGGCCGGTTGATCTACGAACGCTACGCCGGCCCGACCCGTGCCGAGACCCCGCACCTGACCTGGTCGATCAGCAAAAGCCTGATGGCCACCGTGCTGGGTGTGGCCTATGGCGAAGGCCTGTTCAAACTGGATGATCCGGTCGCGAAGTTTTATCCGGCACTGGAAAAACACCCGGCGATCACCATAGCGGATCTGCTGCACTGGGCCTCCGGGCTGGACTGGCAGGAAGACTACGAATACGCCCCGCTGAAATCCTCGGTGGTGGCGATGCTCTACACCCGTGGGCACCGCGACATGCCCGCGTTCACTGCCAATCACGACGCTTATGCGCCGCCGGGGCAGACGTTCCGTTACTCCAGTGGCGACAGCAATCTGCTGGCGGCGGCGCTGAAGAACATGGTTGGCCCGCAGCGTTATCCCGACTATCCATGGACAGCGCTGTTCGAGCCGTTGGGCATCCGCCACGCCGTGTGGGAAACCGATGCCGGCGGCACGTTTGTCGCGTCCTCTTATGCCTATCTCACGGCGCGGGATCTGGCGCGGGTCGGTCTGCTGATGGCCCGCGACGGGCGCTGGAATGATCGACAGTTGTTACCCAAGGATTGGGTCGCCTTCAACCGCGAGGCTTTTGCCGGCTACAAGGCGCACCAAGACGAAGCGGTGCCCGGTGGCCAGTGGTGGCTCAATCGCCCGGCGGATGGCGCCGCCGCGCCATGGCCTGACGCGCCACCCGACACCTTCGCTGCCCTCGGCCATTGGGGCCAGGCGCTGTATGTGATCCCCAGCGAGAAACTGGTGATCGTGCGTTACGCCGATGATCGCGACGGCAGTTATCGCCACAACGAACTGCTCAAGCGCGTGCTCAAAGCGGTGCAGCCATGA
- a CDS encoding helix-turn-helix transcriptional regulator: MNLDLDEIIKALAHPVRRDILIWLKDPKAQFPEQIHNHEYGICAGQIDQRCGLSQSTVSAHLATLQRAGLISSQKAGQWHFFKRNEDVIQAFLDAIVKELSAPTRN; encoded by the coding sequence ATGAACCTCGACCTCGACGAAATAATAAAAGCCCTGGCACACCCAGTACGGCGAGACATTCTCATCTGGCTGAAAGACCCCAAAGCCCAGTTTCCTGAGCAGATTCACAACCACGAGTACGGCATCTGCGCCGGGCAGATCGATCAACGCTGCGGCCTGTCGCAGTCGACCGTCTCCGCCCACCTGGCAACCCTGCAGCGTGCAGGTTTGATCAGCAGCCAGAAAGCCGGCCAGTGGCACTTCTTCAAACGCAACGAGGACGTGATCCAGGCGTTCCTCGACGCCATCGTCAAAGAGCTCAGCGCTCCCACAAGGAATTGA
- a CDS encoding lysophospholipid acyltransferase family protein: MSRLRVYARIARVLLVVALGLTMASVFGVFERLGLAHSMQRRQRWSRFFMARLSHALPFRVTVHGELPKQPMLWVSNHVSWTDIPLLGMLTPQSFLSKAEVRTWPVAGWLAAKAGSLFIRRGSGDSQLIRKQMTRHLQTQHPLLMFPEGTTTDGRSLRTFHGRLLSAAIDSEVMLQPVAIRYLRDGEIDTLAPFIGDDDLLSHLMRLFSHDCGDVEVHLLKPIACQDRERAALAFDAQQAVQKALFGAILEKQKNPMRPAIAA; the protein is encoded by the coding sequence ATGAGCCGGTTGCGGGTGTACGCGCGGATCGCGCGGGTGCTGCTGGTGGTGGCGCTGGGCCTGACCATGGCCAGCGTCTTCGGCGTGTTCGAACGCCTGGGCCTGGCGCATTCGATGCAACGTCGACAGCGCTGGTCGCGGTTTTTCATGGCGCGCCTGAGCCATGCCCTGCCCTTTCGCGTGACTGTGCATGGCGAATTGCCGAAGCAGCCGATGCTGTGGGTCAGCAATCATGTGTCATGGACTGACATTCCGCTGCTGGGCATGCTCACGCCGCAGTCGTTTCTGTCCAAGGCCGAAGTGCGCACCTGGCCGGTGGCGGGTTGGCTGGCGGCCAAGGCTGGCAGTCTGTTCATCCGTCGCGGCTCGGGTGACAGCCAGTTGATCCGCAAACAGATGACCCGCCATTTGCAGACGCAGCATCCGCTGCTGATGTTCCCGGAAGGCACCACCACCGATGGCCGCTCGCTGCGCACCTTTCATGGTCGCCTGCTGTCGGCGGCGATTGATTCAGAGGTGATGCTGCAACCGGTGGCGATCCGTTATCTGCGCGATGGCGAGATCGACACGCTGGCACCGTTCATTGGCGACGATGATCTGTTGTCGCACCTGATGCGGCTGTTCAGCCATGATTGCGGCGATGTCGAAGTGCACCTGCTCAAGCCGATCGCCTGTCAGGATCGCGAGCGTGCGGCGCTGGCATTCGACGCGCAGCAGGCGGTGCAGAAGGCGTTGTTTGGCGCGATTCTGGAAAAGCAGAAAAACCCGATGCGCCCGGCCATCGCCGCCTGA
- a CDS encoding phosphatidylserine/phosphatidylglycerophosphate/cardiolipin synthase family protein, with protein sequence MRGAVFPWRDGNRFELLIDGPQFFPRMLVEIARAEEQVELELYLVEAGACAEAVVQALVQAAERGVRVRCLFDDYGSLAFTLHLRQRLTKAGVELRFYNRLNWRRWVGNFYRDHRKLLLVDQRLAVVGGTGVTDEFWTPGQDTSEWHEVMVEIRGPLVLDWQVLFDRQWIANRHRRAWKPTAHVGLPRLPKVPDMGEGMGRVAYADARQHRDILQSLFRALNSGQKRIWMATPYFLPTWKIRRSLRKAAARGVDVRLLLTGPRTDHPSVRYAGHRYYPRLLKAGVQIFEYQPCFLHLKMVLVDEWVSIGSCNFDHWNLRFNLEANLEALDPALTAAVAESFERDFGLSQQVSLEEWQRRPLWRRVKQRIWGWVDRLVVNILDRRG encoded by the coding sequence ATGCGCGGCGCGGTGTTTCCATGGCGTGACGGCAACCGTTTCGAACTGTTGATCGACGGCCCGCAATTCTTCCCGCGCATGCTGGTGGAGATTGCCCGCGCCGAAGAGCAGGTTGAACTGGAGCTGTATCTGGTGGAGGCGGGCGCCTGCGCCGAAGCCGTGGTTCAGGCGCTGGTCCAGGCTGCCGAGCGCGGCGTGCGGGTACGCTGCCTGTTCGATGACTACGGCAGTCTCGCGTTTACCCTGCACCTGCGTCAGCGCCTGACCAAGGCCGGGGTCGAATTGCGTTTCTACAATCGCCTGAACTGGCGGCGCTGGGTCGGCAATTTCTATCGCGATCACCGCAAATTGCTGCTGGTCGATCAGCGTCTGGCAGTGGTCGGCGGTACCGGTGTCACCGATGAGTTCTGGACCCCGGGGCAGGACACCAGCGAGTGGCATGAAGTGATGGTGGAAATTCGCGGCCCGCTGGTACTCGACTGGCAAGTGCTGTTCGACCGCCAATGGATTGCCAACCGCCATCGCCGGGCGTGGAAACCTACGGCGCATGTCGGCCTGCCACGCTTGCCCAAGGTCCCGGACATGGGCGAGGGCATGGGCCGCGTGGCCTACGCCGATGCGCGTCAGCATCGCGACATTCTGCAATCGTTGTTTCGCGCCCTCAACAGCGGGCAAAAACGCATCTGGATGGCCACCCCGTATTTCCTGCCGACCTGGAAAATCCGCCGCTCGCTGCGCAAGGCTGCGGCCCGTGGTGTCGATGTGCGGCTATTGCTGACCGGGCCGCGCACCGATCACCCGTCGGTACGCTATGCCGGCCATCGCTACTACCCGCGCCTGCTCAAGGCCGGGGTGCAGATCTTCGAATACCAGCCGTGTTTCCTGCACTTGAAAATGGTCCTGGTGGATGAGTGGGTGAGCATCGGTTCGTGCAACTTCGATCACTGGAACCTGCGCTTCAATCTGGAGGCGAATCTGGAGGCGCTGGACCCGGCGTTGACGGCAGCGGTGGCGGAGAGTTTCGAGAGGGACTTCGGCCTGAGTCAGCAGGTCAGTCTGGAAGAGTGGCAGCGCCGGCCGTTGTGGCGGCGAGTGAAGCAGCGGATCTGGGGCTGGGTGGATCGGCTGGTAGTCAATATTCTCGATCGACGCGGATAA
- a CDS encoding alkene reductase translates to MATIFDPIKLGDLELSNRIIMAPLTRCRADEGRVPNALMAEYYVQRASAGLILSEATSVTPMGVGYPDTPGIWSNDQVRGWTNVTKAVHAAGGKIVLQLWHVGRISHPSYLNGETPVAPSAIQPKGHVSLVRPLADYPTPRALETAEIAEIVEAYRTGAENAKAAGFDGVEIHGANGYLLDQFLQSSTNQRTDNYGGSLENRARLLLEVTDAAIDVWGAGRVGVHLAPRADSHDMGDDNLAETFTYVARELGKRGIAFICSREKEGADSLGPQLKEAFGGAYIANERFTKDSANAWLAEGKADAVAFGVPFIANPDLPARLKADAPLNDARPELFYGKGPVGYIDYPAL, encoded by the coding sequence ATGGCAACTATTTTCGATCCGATCAAACTGGGCGACCTCGAGCTGTCCAACCGCATCATCATGGCCCCGCTGACCCGCTGCCGCGCTGATGAAGGCCGCGTACCGAACGCCCTGATGGCCGAGTACTACGTGCAACGCGCCTCTGCCGGCCTGATCCTGTCCGAAGCTACTTCGGTCACCCCGATGGGCGTCGGTTACCCTGACACTCCGGGCATCTGGTCCAACGACCAGGTGCGCGGCTGGACCAACGTAACCAAAGCGGTGCATGCGGCCGGCGGCAAGATCGTTCTGCAACTGTGGCACGTCGGCCGCATCTCGCACCCGTCGTACCTCAATGGCGAAACTCCGGTCGCGCCGAGCGCCATCCAGCCTAAGGGTCACGTCAGTCTGGTGCGCCCATTGGCCGACTATCCGACCCCGCGCGCTCTGGAAACCGCTGAAATCGCCGAGATCGTCGAGGCCTACCGCACCGGTGCCGAAAACGCCAAAGCCGCCGGCTTCGACGGTGTGGAAATCCATGGCGCCAACGGTTACCTGCTCGACCAGTTCCTGCAAAGCAGCACCAACCAGCGCACCGACAACTACGGCGGCTCCCTGGAGAACCGTGCACGTCTGCTGCTGGAAGTGACTGACGCGGCGATCGACGTCTGGGGCGCCGGCCGTGTCGGCGTGCACCTGGCACCCCGCGCCGACTCCCACGACATGGGCGACGACAATCTGGCCGAGACCTTCACTTATGTGGCTCGCGAGCTGGGCAAGCGCGGCATCGCCTTCATCTGCTCCCGTGAGAAAGAAGGCGCCGACAGCCTCGGCCCACAATTGAAAGAAGCCTTCGGTGGTGCGTACATCGCCAACGAACGCTTCACCAAGGACAGCGCCAATGCCTGGCTGGCTGAAGGCAAGGCAGACGCGGTGGCGTTCGGCGTACCGTTCATTGCCAACCCGGATCTGCCGGCCCGCCTGAAGGCCGATGCACCGCTCAACGATGCGCGTCCTGAACTGTTCTACGGCAAAGGCCCGGTCGGCTATATCGATTATCCAGCGCTGTAA
- a CDS encoding MFS transporter — MPLSLLILALSAFAIGTTEFVIMGLLPDVAADLGVSIPGAGWLVTGYALGVAIGAPFMALATAKLPRKAALVALMGIFIVGNLLCAIASDYNVLMFARVVTALCHGAFFGIGSVVAAGLVAPNKRASAVALMFTGLTLANVLGVPLGTALGQEAGWRSTFWAVTVIGVVALIGLIRFLPAKRDEEKLDMRAELAALKGAGIWLSLSMTALFAASMFTLFTYVAPLLGDVTGVSPKGVTWTLLLIGLGLTVGNIIGGKLADKRLGATLIGVFVAMAVVSTVLSWTSVALIPTEITLFLWATASFAAVPALQVNVVTFGKAAPNLVSTLNIGAFNIGNALGAWVGGSVIAHGFGLTSVPLAAAALAVLALLVTLITFRQNGDAGLAPATH; from the coding sequence ATGCCCCTCTCGCTACTCATTCTGGCCTTGAGCGCCTTCGCCATCGGCACCACCGAGTTCGTCATCATGGGCCTGCTGCCCGATGTGGCGGCCGACCTTGGTGTGTCGATCCCCGGCGCTGGCTGGCTGGTGACCGGTTACGCCCTGGGCGTGGCCATCGGTGCGCCGTTCATGGCACTGGCCACCGCAAAACTGCCGCGCAAGGCTGCACTGGTAGCGCTGATGGGGATTTTCATCGTCGGTAACCTGCTGTGCGCCATCGCCAGTGACTACAACGTGCTGATGTTTGCCCGTGTCGTCACCGCGCTGTGCCACGGTGCGTTCTTCGGTATCGGTTCTGTGGTAGCTGCCGGGCTGGTGGCGCCGAACAAGCGTGCATCCGCCGTGGCGCTGATGTTCACCGGCCTGACCCTGGCCAACGTCCTCGGTGTACCGCTGGGTACGGCGCTGGGTCAGGAAGCCGGCTGGCGTTCGACTTTCTGGGCGGTGACCGTGATCGGTGTGGTAGCGCTGATCGGTCTGATCCGCTTCCTGCCGGCCAAGCGTGACGAGGAAAAACTCGACATGCGCGCCGAACTCGCCGCCCTCAAAGGCGCCGGCATCTGGCTGTCGCTGAGCATGACCGCGCTGTTCGCCGCGTCGATGTTCACCCTCTTCACCTATGTCGCACCGCTGCTCGGTGACGTCACCGGCGTCTCGCCAAAAGGCGTGACCTGGACCCTGCTGCTGATCGGCCTCGGCCTGACGGTGGGCAACATCATCGGCGGCAAATTGGCGGACAAGCGTCTCGGCGCGACCCTGATCGGCGTGTTCGTGGCGATGGCGGTGGTCTCCACCGTACTGAGCTGGACCAGCGTTGCGCTGATCCCGACGGAGATCACCCTGTTCCTCTGGGCCACCGCCTCCTTTGCCGCCGTCCCGGCGCTGCAAGTCAACGTGGTGACCTTCGGCAAGGCCGCACCGAACCTGGTGTCGACCCTGAACATCGGCGCTTTCAACATCGGCAACGCCCTGGGCGCCTGGGTCGGTGGCAGCGTCATCGCCCACGGTTTCGGCCTGACCAGCGTGCCCCTGGCCGCAGCAGCCCTGGCGGTACTCGCGCTGCTGGTGACCCTGATCACTTTCCGTCAGAACGGCGATGCCGGCCTGGCCCCTGCTACCCACTGA
- a CDS encoding YceI family protein: MFNRSLYKAFASLLLAAAALPAQANWYLDGESSRLSFVSTKNAHISEVQRFLVLHGKVDPDGRAEVEVELESINSGIPLRDERMRKELFQIEQFPEATISTRIDLRPINDLAPGAQLELRLPLTVNLHGKQHEYPAELLATRLDDRRFQVVTLEPLVINAEDFDLVPGLETLRNLAGLSAISLSVPVGAVLIFTAR; encoded by the coding sequence ATGTTCAACCGCTCCCTCTACAAAGCCTTCGCCAGTCTGCTGCTGGCCGCTGCCGCGTTGCCGGCGCAGGCCAATTGGTATCTGGACGGCGAATCATCGCGGCTGTCGTTTGTCAGCACCAAGAATGCCCACATTTCCGAAGTGCAACGCTTTCTGGTGCTGCACGGCAAGGTCGATCCGGATGGCCGCGCCGAGGTCGAAGTCGAGCTGGAATCGATCAACAGCGGCATCCCGCTGCGCGACGAGCGCATGCGCAAGGAGCTGTTCCAGATCGAGCAGTTCCCCGAAGCGACCATCAGCACCCGGATCGACCTGCGCCCGATCAACGATCTGGCCCCCGGTGCGCAGCTGGAATTGCGCTTGCCGCTGACCGTCAACCTGCACGGCAAGCAACATGAATACCCGGCGGAGTTGCTGGCCACCCGTCTCGATGACCGGCGTTTTCAAGTGGTGACCCTGGAACCGCTGGTGATCAACGCCGAGGATTTCGACCTGGTGCCGGGCCTGGAAACTCTGCGTAATCTGGCCGGCCTGTCGGCCATCAGTCTGTCGGTGCCGGTGGGTGCGGTGCTGATTTTCACGGCGCGCTGA
- a CDS encoding acyl-CoA dehydrogenase family protein, whose product MPWPSLLESHERLPAVTDLAEGFATLLHQLGNVTPFELAVAGGRRMATPGLAFLVGYQAALRMLWPSAPPSLGALCATEQRSLRPADMQTRLSDLRLSGRKDFVTAGDAADWLLIAARTEEPGETPRLSLAVVYPGEPGVRVEKLPALPLMPDISHGRLHLDGALCELLAGDGWDAYVKPFRTLEDIYVLSAMTAWLYGVGQDSGWSQPLLLRLLALLAGCAEASRQPPNNPAGHVLLGGLFAQFDALKPEIDQVLAEGNPEWAQMWQRDQGVMQLAAGARAKRLAKALHISL is encoded by the coding sequence ATGCCCTGGCCCAGCCTGCTCGAAAGCCATGAACGCCTGCCCGCCGTGACTGATCTGGCGGAAGGTTTCGCCACCTTGCTGCATCAATTGGGCAACGTGACGCCGTTCGAACTGGCAGTGGCCGGAGGGCGGCGGATGGCGACGCCGGGGCTGGCATTTCTGGTGGGGTATCAGGCGGCGTTGCGCATGCTCTGGCCGAGCGCGCCGCCAAGTCTCGGCGCGTTGTGTGCGACCGAGCAGCGCAGCCTGCGCCCGGCGGACATGCAGACGCGTCTCAGTGATTTGCGCTTGAGCGGGCGCAAGGATTTCGTCACCGCCGGGGATGCGGCGGACTGGCTATTGATCGCCGCGCGCACTGAAGAGCCCGGCGAAACGCCGCGCCTGAGTCTGGCGGTGGTCTATCCCGGCGAACCCGGTGTACGTGTGGAAAAACTCCCGGCGCTGCCGCTGATGCCGGACATCAGTCATGGTCGGCTGCATCTGGATGGCGCACTGTGCGAGCTCCTCGCGGGCGATGGCTGGGATGCTTATGTGAAGCCGTTTCGCACCCTGGAAGATATCTACGTGCTGAGCGCGATGACCGCGTGGTTGTATGGCGTCGGTCAGGACAGCGGCTGGTCGCAGCCGCTGCTGTTGCGCTTGCTGGCGCTGTTGGCCGGGTGCGCGGAGGCGAGCCGCCAGCCGCCGAACAATCCGGCGGGGCATGTGTTGCTGGGTGGGTTGTTTGCGCAGTTTGATGCACTCAAACCCGAGATCGATCAGGTGTTGGCCGAGGGTAATCCGGAGTGGGCGCAGATGTGGCAGCGTGATCAGGGGGTGATGCAGTTGGCGGCCGGTGCGCGGGCCAAGCGCTTGGCCAAAGCCCTGCACATTTCCCTGTAG
- the olsB gene encoding L-ornithine N(alpha)-acyltransferase → MTQIARISDTGNERRLQAERLIGAEALQQAQALRFSVFSGEFNAKLKGAELGLDMDDYDVHCSHIGVRDLNTGRLVATTRLLDHTAASSLGKFYSEEEFSLHGLAHLQGPILEIGRTCVDPAYRNGGTIAVLWGELAEVLNQGGYSYLMGCASIPMQDGGVQAHAIMQRLRERYLCTEHLRAEPKNPLPSLDIPSNVIAEMPPLLKAYMRLGAKICGEPCWDEDFQVADVFILLKRDELCPRYAKHFKAAV, encoded by the coding sequence ATGACTCAGATCGCCCGCATCAGCGACACCGGCAATGAACGCCGCCTGCAAGCCGAACGCCTGATCGGCGCCGAGGCCTTGCAGCAAGCCCAGGCCTTGCGCTTCAGCGTATTCAGCGGCGAGTTCAACGCCAAGCTGAAAGGCGCGGAACTGGGTCTGGACATGGATGACTATGATGTTCACTGCAGCCACATCGGCGTGCGTGACCTGAACACCGGGCGTCTGGTCGCCACCACCCGTTTGCTCGATCACACCGCCGCCAGCAGCCTGGGCAAGTTCTACAGTGAAGAAGAATTCAGCCTGCATGGCCTGGCGCATCTGCAAGGCCCGATTCTCGAAATCGGCCGCACCTGCGTCGACCCGGCCTACCGCAACGGCGGCACCATCGCCGTGCTGTGGGGTGAACTGGCCGAAGTGCTGAATCAGGGCGGCTACAGCTACCTGATGGGTTGCGCGAGCATTCCAATGCAGGACGGCGGCGTGCAGGCCCACGCGATCATGCAGCGTCTGCGCGAACGTTATCTGTGCACCGAACATTTGCGCGCCGAACCGAAAAATCCGTTGCCGTCGCTGGATATCCCGTCGAACGTGATCGCCGAGATGCCGCCGCTGCTCAAGGCCTACATGCGTCTGGGTGCGAAGATCTGCGGCGAGCCATGCTGGGACGAAGACTTCCAGGTCGCCGATGTGTTCATCCTGCTCAAGCGCGACGAACTCTGCCCGCGCTACGCCAAGCACTTCAAGGCGGCCGTGTGA
- the emhR gene encoding efflux system transcriptional repressor EmhR, with product MVRRTKEEAQETRSQILEAAEKAFYERGVARTTLADIATMAGVTRGAIYWHFSNKADLVQAMLDSLHEPLDELAKASESEDELDPLGCMRKLLIHLFHQVALDPKTRRINEILFHKCEFTDEMCDLRQQRRTASLDCNLRIGLTLRNAVNRGQLPEDLDTARAAISIHAYIDGLLYGWLLAPDSFQLHAEAERWVDTGLDMLRLSPSLRK from the coding sequence ATGGTCCGTCGTACCAAAGAGGAAGCTCAGGAAACGCGCAGCCAGATTCTCGAAGCGGCCGAGAAAGCGTTTTATGAAAGGGGCGTGGCCCGCACGACCCTGGCGGATATCGCGACAATGGCCGGCGTCACGCGCGGGGCCATCTATTGGCATTTCAGCAACAAGGCTGATCTGGTGCAGGCGATGCTCGACAGCCTGCATGAACCGCTGGATGAATTGGCCAAGGCCAGCGAGAGCGAGGATGAACTCGACCCGTTGGGGTGCATGCGCAAGCTGTTGATCCATCTGTTCCATCAGGTAGCCCTGGATCCGAAGACCCGTCGCATCAACGAGATTCTGTTTCATAAGTGCGAATTCACCGATGAAATGTGCGATCTGCGCCAGCAGCGCCGCACGGCCAGTCTCGATTGCAACCTGCGCATCGGCCTGACCCTGCGTAATGCGGTCAATCGCGGCCAGTTGCCGGAAGATCTCGACACTGCCCGGGCGGCCATCAGCATTCATGCGTATATCGATGGCCTCCTGTATGGATGGCTGTTGGCGCCGGACAGCTTTCAATTGCATGCCGAAGCCGAGCGCTGGGTCGATACAGGGCTGGATATGCTGCGCCTGAGCCCCAGTCTGCGCAAATGA